From Gouania willdenowi chromosome 18, fGouWil2.1, whole genome shotgun sequence, one genomic window encodes:
- the LOC114480660 gene encoding protein MRP-126-like, whose protein sequence is MSELMTALETVMKVYDEYAAKDEQTGTLTKTEAKQLMQEQLSERFEGTEDEGKVDQIFEEFDCDSNGEINFGEFGWLVCSILHAIHKKCPA, encoded by the exons ATGTCTGAACttatgacagcactagagaccgTGATGAAGGTCTATGATGAGTACGCGGCTAAAGATGAGCAGACGGGAACCCTGACAAAAACAGAGGCAAAGCAACTGATGCAGGAACAGCTGTCTGAACGATTTGAG GGGACCGAAGACGAAGGCAAAGTTGATCAAATTTTTGAGGAATTTGATTGTGACAGCAACGGAGAGATCAACTTCGGGGAGTTTGGATGGCTGGTGTGTAGCATCCTCCATGCCATTCACAAGAAGTGTCCTGCATGA
- the LOC114480697 gene encoding protein S100-A1-like yields the protein MSELMTALETVMKIYDEYAAKDEKTSTLTKDEAKQLIQDQLGERFEADPELIFKDLDENEDDEVNFAEFGRLVFSILHAIHKK from the exons ATGTCTGAACttatgacagcactagagaccgTGATGAAGATCTATGATGAGTACGCGGCTAAAGATGAAAAGACGAGCACCCTGACTAAAGACGAGGCAAAGCAACTGATACAGGATCAGCTGGGTGAACGATTTGAG GCTGACCCGGAACTAATTTTTAAGGACctggatgaaaatgaagatgacgAGGTCAACTTTGCAGAGTTTGGGAGGCTGGTGTTCAGCATCCTCCATGCCATTCACAAGAAGTGA